The Daucus carota subsp. sativus chromosome 2, DH1 v3.0, whole genome shotgun sequence genome includes a window with the following:
- the LOC108210024 gene encoding heat stress transcription factor A-4c, with protein MDEGQGSSNALPPFIAKTYEMVDDVSSDSIVSWSENDKSFIVWNPPEFARVLLPKFFKHNNFSSFIRQLNTYGFRKVDPEQWEFANEDFLKGQPHLLKNIHRRKPVHSHSIQNHHGQGTSSSQLTDSERQGYKEDIERLRFEKDSLYLEFQRHNQESQQFESHMKLLMVRLQHVEHRHKDMLTSLAQTLKKPMPASSVMPQLEEIHYRKRRLPRKISFQDDGSSEDDQASASQGFTNESLNANRQSSFNKDLLEQLESSLSFWEDIVHEAALANVPGNLSLDLDQSTSIADSAAVCDPQRNVELGFRSSGIDMNSEPTSAVVREVPALKEQAITSLPNVPAGANDVFWEQFLTENPGSTDGSEAQSERKDLDTRKNESKPAEQGKFWWSMGSVNNHTEQLETA; from the exons ATGGATGAAGGTCAAGGTAGTTCCAATGCACTTCCTCCATTCATTGCAAAGACATACGAAATGGTAGATGATGTCTCATCGGATAGTATTGTCTCATGGAGTGAAAATGATAAAAGCTTTATTGTTTGGAATCCGCCAGAATTTGCAAGGGTTTTGTTGCCTAAATTCTTCAAGCACAATAACTTCTCCAGCTTTATCAGGCAGCTGAATACATAT GGCTTTAGGAAAGTTGATCCGGAACAATGGGAATTTGCTAATGAAGATTTTTTAAAAGGTCAACCGCACCTTTTGAAGAACATTCACAGACGCAAGCCTGTTCACAGTCATTCAATTCAGAATCACCATGGACAAGGAACTTCCTCGTCTCAGTTAACTGATTCAGAAAGACAGGGATACAAGGAAGACATCGAAAGATTGCGATTTGAAAAAGATTCATTATACCTCGAGTTTCAAAGACATAATCAGGAAAGCCAGCAATTCGAATCGCATATGAAGCTTTTAATGGTGCGTCTGCAACATGTGGAACATCGCCATAAAGATATGCTAACGTCTTTGGCTCAAACCTTGAAAAAACCAATGCCTGCCTCAAGCGTCATGCCACAGTTGGAAGAGATACATTACAGAAAAAGAAGGTTGCCGAGGAAAATTTCTTTTCAGGATGATGGAAGCTCTGAAGATGATCAGGCAAGTGCTTCTCAAGGTTTTACTAATGAATCTTTGAATGCTAACCGGCAGTCATCATTTAACAAGGACTTGTTGGAGCAATTGGAATCCTCTTTGTCATTTTGGGAGGATATTGTGCACGAGGCTGCCTTGGCTAATGTACCAGGAAATTTATCTCTAGATTTGGATCAATCTACAAGCATTGCGGACAGTGCAGCTGTTTGTGACCCACAGAGAAATGTTGAACTTGGGTTCAGATCTTCTGGAATTGATATGAACTCCGAGCCAACTAGTGCCGTTGTTAGAGAGGTACCAGCCTTGAAAGAACAAGCGATTACTAGCCTTCCTAATGTGCCAGCTGGTGCCAATGATGTGTTTTGGGAACAATTTCTGACTGAGAATCCTGGGTCCACTGACGGTTCAGAAGCCCAGTCTGAACGAAAAGATCTCGATACCAGAAAGAATGAAAGCAAACCAGCCGAGCAAGGGAAGTTTTGGTGGAGTATGGGGAGTGTAAATAATCACACAGAACAGCTAGAAACAGCCTAG